AGGTGAGGAACAGCGTCTTCGCTGGGAAGCAGGCCCCGCGACACCTCCACCTACGGGACCGTAACCTACGCAAGCGTAAGTTGTCCGATGCAGAATCGTCACCCCCCAGCGGCAAATTCACGGTGTGTCGCACCCGTCCGGGCGTGTCCCACCCACCGAGCATCACCCGATCGGATCGATCAACTGCGCAACCGCACGCCGTCCGGGTACGTCCCACGTACGTGTCAGGACGCACCGGAACCCCGAACTCCGCAAGCCCACCGCGTTCCCGCTGCGACCGCCGTGTCACGATGTCGCCCGGGCACCACCGCCTGCCGTCCTGGGCCGGTAAGCTCGGGCAGCGGTGCCGGGCAGCCGGCACCGGGAGGCGACGACGCCCGATCCGCCGTGGTGTAAAGGCAGCACCTCGGATTTTGGTTCCGATGGTCCAGGTTCGAATCCTGGCGGCGGAGCGAGCGGTCCTCCCGGGCCCGTCGCCGCGCGCGATGGGCACCACCCGGGAGGCAGGGTGAACAGGGGGTGTGCGCCGCTGCGCGACGACTCGACCGCCGTGCGGGAGGAACCGGCGACCACGCTGAGCGAGGTGTCCGACGCGTGGTTGGTCGGGCGTGCGCGCGAACTCAACGCCGTCGGCCAGCACAGCGACCCCGCCGGGCAGCGCAGCACCATCCGCGAGGCCGACAACCTGCTCGCCGAGGCCCAGCGCCGCGGTGAACCCCGCATCGTCGCCCAGCTCCTGCGGCACTGCGCCTCGATGCGGCTGGCCACGCCCGGCATGGTCGAGACCGCCGACCCGCTGCTGGACGAACTGCTCACCCACTCCCGCCGGCACGGCCTGGACGTGCTGCAGGCCGACGCGCGCGCCCTCCGCGGCCGCCGCGCGCTGCAGAACGGCAGCGAGGACACCGCGCTCACCGAGATCGCGCACGGGCTGGCCATGCTCGACGAGGAGCTGGTGCCCGACCGCACGCTCGGCCGCCGGTCCTGGGAGCGGCTGCTGGCCACCGCGCTCATCGACACCGGCCTGGTGCTCACCCAGCTCGGCGTCTACGAGATGGCCGACGAGGTGATGGCCCGCGCCCACCAGCGGATCCGGGAGAGCGGCGGGCCGCACGAGATCGCGGTGCACATGATCAACCGGTGCCGGATGCTGCTCGGCTGGGGGCTGCGGCTGGAGCGCATCGGCCAGGACGAGGAGGCCGCCGCCCGGTTCGCCACCGCCTCGGCCATCGCGGTGGCCGTCGAGGGACCCTGGCGCGAGTCGCTGTTCCCCCGCGTGTCCGACCGTCCGGCCGCCGAGCAGATGCCGGTGCTCGGCGCCGCGCACGCGCTCGCGCAGCCGCACGCCGAGCACATCGAGCGGCTGGAGGTGCTGCGCACGCTGGACCGCGCCATCCACCCGCGGGAGAAGATCGTCGTCGCGATCGCGCTGTCCCGCTGCCTCACCCAGGCCGGCCAGGGCGAGCGCGCGGTGCGCGTGCTGGCCGAGACCCGGGCCGACCTGGACACCGACACCTCGGAGCCGACGCTGCGCATCTCGCTGGCCCGCGAGTACGCGCTGCTGACCGACCTGGACAGCGCCGACGTGCACGAGGCCCTGCGCGAGTACGCGGTGGAGCTGGAGAACGAGCTGTGGACCATGCGCCAGGCGCGGCTGTCCACCCTGGTCACCCGGCTGGAGAACTCGCGGCTGAGCCACAAGCACGACGCCATCACCCGGCAGGCGCTGCAGGACCCGCTCACCGGCCTGTCCAACCGGCGCGCGCTGGACGACCGGCTGGAGGCGCTGCTCAACGACCCGGACGCCGACCCGCTGGCGGTGGCGCTGGTCGACCTCGACGGCTTCAAGGGCGTCAACGACCAGTGCTCGCACGCCGAGGGCGATGACGTGCTGCGCACCGTCGCGGCGACCCTGCGCGACACGCTGCGCACCGACGACTTCGTCGCGCGCTACGGCGGTGACGAGTTCGTCGTGCTGCTGCCCGGGGCCACGCTCGGCGCGGCCGAGGCCGCGCTGCAGCGCACCGTGGAAGCGGTGGACCGGCTGCCCGATGACCTCATCCACGGGGTCACGCTGTCCATCGGCGTCGTCGCGATGCGCCCGCAGGAGTCGGCGGCGCAGGTGCTGGCCCGCGCGGACGCGGCGATGTACCAGGCCAAGCGCGGCGGCGGCAACCGCGTGGCGGCGCTCGCCGGCGGCGCGATCCCGCCGCCGGACCGCCCCTCGGAAGATCACTCCGTGTGGATCCCGCCGGACGCGCTCTGACCCGATCGCGTGGCACGTGACGGAGAACTCCGCTCCCCGGAAGTGCCCACCGCGCGTCGCCCGAAGGGGGTGGGACGGGCCACCCGCACGCCGCTCACCAGGGACGTCGAAGATCACGTTCGTGCAGCTCGCGGCATATGTCTGACCTCGGCGCAGGTCCGTTCGGCGGTACCATCACTCGCGCCGGAAGTCCTGCAGGGGCGCTGGACCGGCGAGCGCACCGGTCCGGTTACCCTTCACCCGCTCGGACGCAACAGGCACTGCCGGCCACCTCGAGCCGCACAGAGATCAAGGGAGAGCGCTGATGCTCCAGGGCGACACCGCCCAGCCCTCCTCCCACCGCGCCGACGCACATCCGGAACCGGTCAGCACCGTCGTGCTCGCCGCCGGCGAGGGCACCCGGATGCGGTCGGCCACCCCGAAGGTGCTGCACCGGCTCGCCGGGAGACCGCTGGTCGAGCACGCGGTGCGCGCCGCGGCCGGCGTCGACCCGGAGTCACTGGTCGTCGTGCTGGGGCACGGCCGCGAGGCCGTCGCCGAGCACCTCGACGGCCTGGCCCGGGCGCTCGACCGCCCGATCACCACCGCGGTCCAGGAGGAGCAGCTCGGCACCGGGCACGCGGTGGCCTGCGGCCTCGACGCGCTCCCGCCCGGGACCACCGGCACGGTGCTGGTCAGCTACGGCGACGTGCCGCTGCTGGACAGCGACACCCTGGGCGCGCTGCTCGCCGAGCACACCGGCTCCGGCAACGCGGTCACGGTGCTCACCGCCGTCGTCGACGACCCCACCGGGTACGGCCGGGTGCTGCGCGACGCCCACGGCCGCGTCACCGGGATCGTCGAGCAGAAGGACGCCACCCCGGAGCAGGCCGAGATCACCGAGATCAACTCCGGTGTCTACGCCTTCGACGCGGAGGTGCTCCGGGACGCGCTCACCCGGCTGTCCACCGACAACGCCCAGGGCGAGCTCTACCTGACCGACGTGCTGTCCATCGCGCGCACCGACGGGCGACCGGTGGGCGCGCTGGTGTGCGCCGACCCGTGGCTGGTCGAGGGCGTCAACGACCGGACCCAGCTGGCCCGGCTCGGCGCCGAGCTCAACCGGCGCCTGCTCGAGGGCTGGATGCGCGCGGGCGTCACGATCACGGACCCCGGTTCGGTCTGGCTGGACTGCGACGTGGTGCTGGCGCGCGACGTGCTGGTCGAGCCGGGCGTGCAGCTGCGCGGCGGGACCACCGTCGGCGAGGGCGCGACCATCGGGCCGGACACCACGCTCACCGGCTGCACCGTGCACCCCGGCGCCACCGTGGTGCGCACCCACGGCGAGGGCGCCGAGGTCGGGCCGGGCGCGACCGTCGGTCCGTTCGCGTACCTGCGGCCCGGCACCCGGCTCGCCGCGAAGGGCAAGATCGGCACCTTCGTGGAGACCAAGAACGCCGAGATCGGTGCAGGCACGAAGGTCCCGCACCTGACCTACGTGGGCGACGCGACGATCGGTGAGCACACCAACATCGGCGCGGCCACCATCTTCGTCAACTACGACGGGGTGAACAAGCACCACACCGTGGTCGGGTCGCACGCCCGCACCGGTGCGGACAACACGTTCGTCGCCCCGGTCCGGATCGGCGACGGCGCCTACACGGCCGCCGGTTCGACGATCACCCAAGATGTCCCGCCGGGGGCGATGGCGGTCGCTCGCGGCAGGCAACGCAACGTCGAGGGCTGGGTGGCCAGGCGGCGTCCCGGCACCCCGGCGGACGAGGCCGCACAGAAGGCCTTGGCGGAGGAACCGACCACCAATCCGACGGAAGACGCCCAACGACGGACGTCGAACGGGGAGGGACGATGACCGTGAGTGCCATGTCTGCGACCCCGAAGAAGAGCCTCAAGCTCTTCTCCGGTAGCAGTCACCCGGAACTTGCCGAGGAGGTGGCCAAGCAGCTCGACGTAACGGTCACGCCCCAGGCTGCCTACAAGTTCGCCAACGGCGAGATCTTCGTGCGCTACGACGAATCCGTCCGCGGTTGCGACGCGTTCGTCATCCAGTCGCACTGCAACCCGCTCAACGACGCCATCATGGAGCAGCTGATCATGGTGGACGCGCTCAAGCGCGCCAGCGCCAAGCGCATCACCGTGGTCATGCCGTTCTACGGCTACGCCCGGCAGGACAAGAAGCACAAGGGCCGCGAGCCGATCTCGGCGCGGCTGATGGCCGACCTGTTCAAGACCGCCGGCGCCGACCGGATCATGGCGGTGGACCTGCACACCGACCAGATCCAGGGCTTCTTCGACGGCCCGGTCGACCACCTGATGGCCCAGAAGCTGCTGGCCAGCTACATCCGCGAGACCTACGAGGGCGAGCAGATCACCGTGGTCTCCCCTGACTCCGGCCGCGTCCGGGTGGCGGAGAAGTGGGCCGACGACCTGGGCGGCACCCCGCTGGCGTTCATCCACAAGACCCGCGACCCCAGCAAGCCGAACCAGGTGGTCGCCAACCGCGTCGTGGGTGACGTCGAGGGCCGGCTGTGCGTGCTGGTCGACGACATGATCGACACCGGCGGCACGATCACCAAGGCCACCGAGCAGCTGCTGGCCGCGGGCGCCAAGGACGTGATCATCGCGGCGACGCACGCGGTGCTGTCCGGCCCGGCGGTGGAGCGGCTGTCCTCGTGCGGCGCGAAGGAGGTCGTGCTGACCAACACGCTGCCGATCCCGGAGGAGCGTCGGTTCCCGAACCTCACCGTGCTGTCGATCGCCCCGCTCGTCGCCGAGGCGATCCACCAGGTCTTCGAGGACGGCTCGGTCACCAGCCTCTTCGACGGCCGCGCCTGACCGGCACCACGCCACAGGCCGAACGGCCCCGGGCCCACCTCAGTGGACCCGGGGCCGTCGCCGTTCCAGGCTCCGCTCCGTACTCCCCTCCCCGCCCGATCGTCCCGGGGGGCACGCGATCCCGATGGGACCGGACGTCCGATCCCAGGGGGATCGCGACGACGTCACCCCTCGCCGCGCGTCGGACCCCGACACACCGCCGCACGTCCGCCGGGCGGGTGTCCCGCCACCGGGGGCGCGCCCCCGGCCCGGGC
This region of Saccharopolyspora hordei genomic DNA includes:
- a CDS encoding ribose-phosphate diphosphokinase: MSATPKKSLKLFSGSSHPELAEEVAKQLDVTVTPQAAYKFANGEIFVRYDESVRGCDAFVIQSHCNPLNDAIMEQLIMVDALKRASAKRITVVMPFYGYARQDKKHKGREPISARLMADLFKTAGADRIMAVDLHTDQIQGFFDGPVDHLMAQKLLASYIRETYEGEQITVVSPDSGRVRVAEKWADDLGGTPLAFIHKTRDPSKPNQVVANRVVGDVEGRLCVLVDDMIDTGGTITKATEQLLAAGAKDVIIAATHAVLSGPAVERLSSCGAKEVVLTNTLPIPEERRFPNLTVLSIAPLVAEAIHQVFEDGSVTSLFDGRA
- the glmU gene encoding bifunctional UDP-N-acetylglucosamine diphosphorylase/glucosamine-1-phosphate N-acetyltransferase GlmU, which codes for MLQGDTAQPSSHRADAHPEPVSTVVLAAGEGTRMRSATPKVLHRLAGRPLVEHAVRAAAGVDPESLVVVLGHGREAVAEHLDGLARALDRPITTAVQEEQLGTGHAVACGLDALPPGTTGTVLVSYGDVPLLDSDTLGALLAEHTGSGNAVTVLTAVVDDPTGYGRVLRDAHGRVTGIVEQKDATPEQAEITEINSGVYAFDAEVLRDALTRLSTDNAQGELYLTDVLSIARTDGRPVGALVCADPWLVEGVNDRTQLARLGAELNRRLLEGWMRAGVTITDPGSVWLDCDVVLARDVLVEPGVQLRGGTTVGEGATIGPDTTLTGCTVHPGATVVRTHGEGAEVGPGATVGPFAYLRPGTRLAAKGKIGTFVETKNAEIGAGTKVPHLTYVGDATIGEHTNIGAATIFVNYDGVNKHHTVVGSHARTGADNTFVAPVRIGDGAYTAAGSTITQDVPPGAMAVARGRQRNVEGWVARRRPGTPADEAAQKALAEEPTTNPTEDAQRRTSNGEGR
- a CDS encoding GGDEF domain-containing protein, which gives rise to MNRGCAPLRDDSTAVREEPATTLSEVSDAWLVGRARELNAVGQHSDPAGQRSTIREADNLLAEAQRRGEPRIVAQLLRHCASMRLATPGMVETADPLLDELLTHSRRHGLDVLQADARALRGRRALQNGSEDTALTEIAHGLAMLDEELVPDRTLGRRSWERLLATALIDTGLVLTQLGVYEMADEVMARAHQRIRESGGPHEIAVHMINRCRMLLGWGLRLERIGQDEEAAARFATASAIAVAVEGPWRESLFPRVSDRPAAEQMPVLGAAHALAQPHAEHIERLEVLRTLDRAIHPREKIVVAIALSRCLTQAGQGERAVRVLAETRADLDTDTSEPTLRISLAREYALLTDLDSADVHEALREYAVELENELWTMRQARLSTLVTRLENSRLSHKHDAITRQALQDPLTGLSNRRALDDRLEALLNDPDADPLAVALVDLDGFKGVNDQCSHAEGDDVLRTVAATLRDTLRTDDFVARYGGDEFVVLLPGATLGAAEAALQRTVEAVDRLPDDLIHGVTLSIGVVAMRPQESAAQVLARADAAMYQAKRGGGNRVAALAGGAIPPPDRPSEDHSVWIPPDAL